The window TAGATGTTCCACTCTTTGCCGCGCGCTCTCATCGTCATCACATTGGCGCTCCTCTGCTTCGAGATTCCCGCAGTGGGCGCGTCGGCGCAGACGCTCCCGCAGTCGACGCTCGATCGTCAGCAGATCGTGCAACTGCAGAACGAACTCAACAATCCCTCGATCACCCCTTCGCAGCGGCGTGAAATCGAGATGCAGATATCGACCCTGGAGTATCGTATCAACACGCGGCCGCTCATCGTCCCGCCGCCGAACCTCGCGCCCCGGGCATCGCCGACGCCGTTTCCGTACCTCGCAAATCCTGGAGCCGCTATATTGGTAATTCCGCGCGGCGCGACGCCGGCGAACCAGGATGCATGCTCGGAACGTGCGGTACTGACCGCGCGGCTACAGGCGATGGAGCGTAACGCGCCGCTGGACGCCCAACGCGCGTACGCTCGCGAAGCACTCCAGCGCCTCGCCGCCGTCCCCTGCTAGAGCGTTCCCCAATGCTTTGCCGCGTTGCCCTTAGGCGAAACGCGCGCGGTATCGAAACTCCGAAGAAACTCTGCGGGCGGCATCGGACGTGCGAAATAAAATCCTTGCATAGCCGTTACCCCGGCTTCGCGCAGGGCGGCGGCTTGTTCGACCGTTTCCACTCCTTCTGCTACGACCTCCAGCCCCGCGTTCTTGCCCAACGAGGTTGCGCTATCCACGATCGCCCTGTCCATCGCACTCCGTGAATAGTCTTGAACAAACGAACAATCGATCTTGAGAATATCGAAATCGATGTGTTTCAGCCGGCTGAGCGAACTGTAGCCCGTTCCAAAGTCATCGATAGCAATACGCAGCCCCGTATCGCGCAGATCGCTCAACATTTTCGATGTCGCGCGAACGTCCGACATCAATGCGCTTTCGGTAAGCTCGAAAATCAGCTGGGACGGCCGAACCGCGTGATGTGCTATCATGTTCTGCACGTCGGCAAAAAACGCTTTGTCGGTAAGTTGCTTTGCGGAAACGTTCATCGCGATCGGTACGTCTATGTGCAGGCGTTCGCACTCCTTGGCAAGCGCGCAGGTCGCGTTTAGGACGTACGCGCCTATCGGAATGATCAAGCCGGTATTTTCAGCCATCTCGATAAACGATGCCGGGCTCAGTAAGCCGTGAACGGGGGTATTCCAGCGAAGAAGCACCTCCGCCGAAATAATTTGCTCCGTTTGCGCATCGACGATCGGCTGGACGTAGAAGCGCAGTTCCCCGCCTTCGATGCCGAGATGGAGCGCGTGCTCCAGCGCGAGCCGCGAACGCAACCCGGATTCCATGCTCGGTTCAAAATGGCTGACACCGCGTCCGTGGCCTACCGCGTGGTGTGCCGCCAGCGAGGCCTGGCGAATGAGATCCTCGGCTTGGCTATCGGCTGCAGACGACGCTACGCCGATGCGGATTCCGACATGCATGTTACGATAATGATGCTGCATCGGTTTGCGCAGCGCGCTTTCCACGCGAGCGACGAGGTCGCTGAGATCGTACAGACTGGCATATCCGCTCACGACGAACTGTCCGTGCCGCCATTCCCCAACGATCATATGTTCGTCCACTAGATCGCGCAATAAGCCTTCCGCTTGCTCTACGAGCCGATCGCTCGCCGAATACCCGATCGTGTTCGCGACGATATCGAGGCCGTCGAGAAGGACGAACAGCACAAATACGTCGTCCGTGCGCTCCGCCAACAGGTCACCGATGCATCGCTCCATCGCCGTCCGGCTCGTTGGTCGCGATACGGCCTCTTGGCCTGCGAGGTCGTGCAGGCGCGCCTCGGCCTCACGCAGAGCACGCTCTGATTCCTGCAGAAGCCTTTCCATCCGCAAGCGTTCGCTCACGTCCAGAACGATCAGGGCCCGGGCACGGTGCCCGGCATACGTTACTTCCGTAGCGATTGTCTCTACGAAAAGCGCCTCGCCATGGGCAGTGTGATGTTGCACCGGTCCATCCACTGCACCGCGACCTTTCGAGAGCGCAACGCCCCGACGCTTCCGTTTTCGTTCCGCCGGCGGCCTCACGTCGTGCAGCGACATGGACGAGAACTCCTCAGGCGTGTAGCCGTATCGTTCTACCGCAGCGTCGTTCACATCAAGAATCGCGAGCGTTTTAGCGTCGTAGACAAAAACCGGGAGTGGAAGCGAGCACAGTCCCGCGCTAAAGCTATCCTGTGGTGCCTTCATCCAGGGAGACCGCAGGGACGCGAGGCGAGCGGGATTAGCATGTGCGGGCTACGGTCGGCATAGTGATGCATCTTCTTTCGTACAGGCGAGAATTGAGGCGGAGCGTAAAACGTCGATCGCTTGCGCGCTATCTATCGCGGTAGCGAAGGGTCCCAGCCCGCGTCGCGGACCCATGGAATCGTACGCCAGTCGGCATACGTACCATTGCGGATCAACGTGCCGAGCGCCTCGAGCATTTCTTCCTCCGGTGCAGATTTGGAGATGATCCCGGTAATGCCGGTCGTTTGCCCAACCGCTCTGCACCAGGCGGCATGCCATCGAAGCGGCCTTTCCGTCGACGTGTAGAGGCAGATCGCCGCCAGCGGCAGCGACATGCGAATCATCTGAAGTATTTGCATGGGTTCGCCGTAGATGAAATCGATGTCGAAAAATATGAACTGCGGCTGCACTTCTACCAGCGAGCGTAGATCCGGTTCGGGAATCGCGTGCTTGACCTCTAAGCCGCCGCGCTCCAGTATATCCCACAGCGCCGGGACAAAGATGCGCTGTGGTTCGATTAATAATGCTCGCACCCGGCGCCTATTTAGCTCTCTGGGCGCCGGCGCTTTGCGGGGCAACATCATTCAACGCCACCCTCAAAGATGCGCGAACTTTGTCGGCATGCCGCCGCAGATCCCAGTCGATGGTGGGCGTTCCGTTGAGGACGGCACCGTAGAATGACGCCACCCCGACGGCCTTCGTCTCCCCGACCATACGTCGAGCGACCGTGAGATCGGAAACCCCGTCCCGGAGAACCAGCAGCGTCTGATCCGCGTGGCGTAGGATGAGATCCGTCTGGATGCCGCACGAAAGCGCGGGGGCGTCGACGATCACATAGGTATATCGTTTGCGAAGGACTTCCATCGTTGAGGCAACCCCGCTTCCGCTCAAATGTTGTAGCATGGTCCCCGACATCTGCCCCGGCGCCATCACATCGAGCAGGGAGCTTCTGGTGGATTCGACGTATTCGAGGGTTACCGACGGGTCGCGAAGGGTGTCGAAAAAACCTCGCTTCCCGTGCGCATATCGCTGTGCGGCATGCTCGTAAGCAATGTGCCCCGCATCGATGACGATCGTTCGAGCGCCGAGTTCGGCAAACGCGAGCCCGAGGTTGAGGGCGACGGTGGATTTGCCCTCCGATCTTCCCGAGCTCGTAATGGCGATGATTCCGGGACGATCGTGTGCGAAATGGAGGGTCGAAGCGAGCCGTAAGAACGACGACGCCGCTATCTGCCGCATCGCGTTCGTATCGCCGCTCACGACATCGGGGATATCCGCGACGAGCGGCAGGCCGACCACGCGCTCCACCTCAGTCGGGTCCTTGACCCGGCGATCGATCGCATCGGAGACGAATGCGACGGTAAGGCTCGCGATAATCGCGACGATCAGCCCCAAGAGCGCGCCCAATGCCGTATCGGGGCGCACGACGTAGAGCGAGGCACTCGCCGGCTGCGTAACCATCACATCGCTCAGGGAGGTTGAGGCCGCGATCTTCGCCTCGTCGTAACGCTGCGTAAGCGCGTTGAGAACGGCCACGGATGACGTTGCCGCACGGCTCAGTTCGGCGTATTGCATCGTTTCGAGCGGCAAGGCGCGCACCTGCGGCGTGAGTGCTTGCTGCTGATGCCGCAAATCCGTCAGGCTCGCGCGGGCCGACTGCACGAGAATCAGCTGTTGCGCGATCTCTTGCTGCAATTGTTGGTAGACGGGATTCGGAACGTATGTCGTGCCGGCAAGTTCCTGGCCCTGTTGCGAGGCGATTTGTTGCTTGAGCGCTTGCGCTTGCCCCTTGAGCGCTATGACGGCCGGATGTTTTGAGGTGAGGCGCTGCAAGTCATCACGAACCTGCTCCTGCACTTGTGCCAGTTGCGTCTGCAAGGCCTGCGTTCCAGGGAATTGCGTGAACTGGCGTGCGCCGGGCACCGTGGCCGGAACGGATGCCAGCTGACTTTGCGCGGCCGCCAACTGCGCTTCGGCCTGCCGCCCGGCAAGCTTCGTCTCGCTCATTTTCGTGTCGACGGCCGCGACTTGCGTCAGAAGACCCTGCGTCTGCGTGTTGACGTCGGCCAAGGTGTGCGCGGCCTCAAACGCCGCCAAACGCCCTGCGGACGTGCGGACGCTGGCGCGCTCCTTTACCAGTTCTTTCGTCAAAAATGCCATCGCAGATTTTGCCTGAGCACCCACCAACTGGCGCTCCCGGTCCATAACGGCTTGTGCGAAAGCGTTCGCGATGTCGGCCGAGCCCCCAGGGTCGCTCCAGCTCACCGAGAGATCCAGCAGCGACGTGTTCGTTTCCGGGGTTACGCTGATGTGCGAAAGCAAACCCGCCGCAGATATGGGGAGATTGAGCGAATCGACGACCTGCTGCGCGACCGGGATCTGCTGAAAGAGCGCGGCATAGGTCTGCGTATTTTGGCTCACGGCCGCAGTCAACAAGGCATTGAGTATCGGCAGGTCGCTCGAGGTGTCCGACGATGAGTGCATCGCGGGCCCGGCGGGATTGCCGGTAATGACTTTTACCGTCGTTACATAGGACCTCGGCGTAAATATCGTGACGAGGAGCGTAATCGCTACGATCGCTCCAAACGTTGCAGTCATGGCGCGACGGCGCCGGTGCAAGATGCGCCCGAGATCGCCGGCCTCATATCGACGCGTCGTCGTGCGAGGCTCGTAGTTGAAATTCGAAACTTCGACCATCTCCTCAGTACCCCAGCAGAATGCGGCGCAGAATGAGTAAGGATCCCCACAGTACGCCGCCGGCTTTTTTCTCCTGTGGGACGTACACGATATCGCCTTGCTGAAGCGGCACGTCAAATTTTTCGTTATTGCCTTGCAACGCTTGATAAAGATTGATTTCGTACGTATGTTTGACGTCGTTCGGCAGCACGCGTGTTAGATAGACATGGCTCAAGTCGGCCTGCGCCTTGGCGCCGGCGCCCGCCAATGCGATCGCGGCGGTTATCGGATCGCCATAATGCAAAGCCAACTCGCCGGGCCGGTCGACCGCTCCCAAAACGGTGACCCGAATATCGATCGGGGATGGGACGTAGATCACGTCGCCGTTCGTAACCGGGAGGTCGCTCTGCATATCGCCCCGCCGCAGAACGTCTTGCAAGGATACATAGCGCACGGAGCCGGTCGGGTTACCCAGCCGAGCATCGGGCAAAGGGCCGTCAACCGGCCCGAGTCCTCCGGCGGCGGCAATTGCATCGGTAAAGCGCGAGCCGGCACGCAATGCGTACTTCCCCGGGGTCTTGACGTTGCCGAGCACCAGGACGGAATCGGTGCCCACTTTGACGACATCGATCGTTACTTGCGGATTGCGGACGTACTCGCTCAACATATATGCCAATCGCTGCTGCGCTTCGTCGATCGGAAGACCGCGTAGCGCGACTCGGCCGATAAGGGGCAAGCCCAGCGTGCCATCGTCGAGCACCTTGCCCGTCGTAGCGAACGTCGGATCTTCGGCGACGCTGACCGCGAGCGTGTCGCCCGCGTGAATGTGATAGACGGCCGCAGTCGCAGTTGCAACGGCAGCATGCGCGCTACGGATAGCGGAGAAAACGAGGAGGCCTGCAAGCAGAACGGCCTTGGCGCGTACACTCATATCCTTATCCTACACTCGCATACGCCCGTGAAGTAGGTCTGCTATGCCCCATCGCGCACAGTATAATTGAGGCTCGGACCGGGGCCTCTTTCACCTCGGCCGATGCTCGACGACTTACGGCCAACATGGCGGCGGCGTCGACGGTATGTTGTTGATGATCGTCGTCGTGTTCGTCGTATTGTGACCTGCTATGAAGAGCGCAAGGCCGGCGACGAGCCACGGCAAGATGCTTTGGCGTTGAACCCGCACGATGGTCTGCGGCGGCGGCGGCGGCACCGGCGGCAAGGGTTGCGGAGTCACGACGACGGGGGGCGGCGTCGGTACCGCGTCCCGGTGGGGCGGCGGCGTTGGTACGGCGTCCCGGTGGGGCGGTGGCAGTCGCCGATGATTGATCGAGAGATTTCCGCACGCAGCCGGGATAAAAACTTCGGAGAGGGTTCGCCCGTCGCGAATGTCGATTTCCCAACCGTGGGTGTTGGCCGGGATGATGACGTTATTCAGCACGTGCGCCTGGCCGTCGGCCGACCACGTGGTGCGCTCGAGATGACGGGGTATGACTACATAACGCAGATTACCCGCGTCGATATCGTGCATCAACGTATCGGTTTGCACGTTCGTGAGGCCGATAAGCGCTGCCGCCTGCAAGAAGACCGAGCTATCCGAACGCATCTTCTCGCGCAGCTCCGCGGTTGACCGAAGCTGGCCCAATACCGGTGCGCGGCCGAGAACTTCGAGTACGATCGGTGCGCTTTCCGCTCGCGCTGCAACTGGAAGGCAGAGCGTGGATAGTGCCCCGATCAAGACGCACGCAAAGAAACGAATCATGAATCCCCCAGACATCGTTACGGTTAAGGTTAGACGCTAGGGAACGAGTCCGCGACCCGAGTTTGGGGAATGGGCAGAGCGCCGTTGGGCCCAGGCTCATTGCGAATCCCTACTATTTGTAGGATGTCTCGCAACACCGATTGCATACCATCCAGCGGCAAATGGTGGATGGTGCACCAAGCAAGCCCCCCTCGTTAGTGCCCCAAGTCAACATTCCGAGGGGAGCCTTCTGTAAACTTTCGATTAAGGTGGTAGCAACGCGTACGCCGCCGTCCGAAGAAGCATTAGGTAAGCACTACGCCGATTGGCTCTTTTGAGGCATCGTTGCTTGTCTGTCCAACGGATGGGGCGGACTTATGCGCTTATGGATACATCCGAACTCGAACGGCGCACGATCACCATAGTGTACGATCGCCATAGTGATAGGAAGGGAGAGCATTCGTGAGACAGCGTCTTGCCGATGATATCCCCGTGCGGCTTTCCGGGCGGGGAGAGCTACCCAGCGAAATCGATCTCAGCAGCCTGAGCAGACGGCGGGCCGCACCTCTTTATATCCTCAATCAGAATGGCGATGTGATCCTCACGAGCGTCAACGTCCCGACGCCCGTGCTGCCGCCTGAGATCGATGAAATCGTGCGCGAACTGCGGATCCGCGATGCAAAATCAGAGCACATCTTTCTTTCGCCGACCGGCTTCCACATCGTTCACATGACGCCGATGTCCGGCCCCGCGGGGGAGCCCTGTGCAGCCGTTTCCGTCACGTCGTTCCGGCGAGGGCGACGGCCGAGCGTAGATCTGGGTAAGTTCGGCCTGACGAAGCGCGAGCAAGAGGTCGTCGAACTTTTGGTGCGAGGGACGGCCACGTCCGAAATCGCCGCCTCGCTTGGGATTGCAGGATCGACCGTTATTCAGCATATCAAGTCGGCGATGTCGAAGACCGGCACGCATGGCCGCGTCGAACTCGTCCTCGCGGTCAGCGGCGGCATCGAAGTCATGCGCAGTGACTCGGGACGTCCCCGGTTGCTGACAGAAGCCACGCGGTAAAGTCCGAGGCGGTCGCCGGCAGGCCCTTTGCATAGCCCTGGATGATGCGCACGCCCATCGATCGCAGCCTCGCGTACTCGTCCGCACGCTCTATCCCGGTCCCGATCACATCGAAGCCGAACGATTGAGCGAGATGTGTCGTGGCCGCCACGATCGAGCGAGCTTTCTCGTCCGCTCTAATTTCGTGCGTCAATGCAGCGGATAACTTCAACGACCCGATAGGTAATTGGCGCAATTCCGCGATGCTCACGCCTCCCGAGAATTTATCGAGCGAAACCCCGATCTTCGCGTTCGCACAGCTCCTCGCGAACGTCAATACTTGCTCCCGCTCCCGCGCGAAATGCTGTTCCGCGATTTCGACGTTGAACCAAGACGGGTCGATCTTCCCGGCCTTTAGCGCTTCGAGCAACGATAGCGACGCCTGCGGGCCAAAATCGCTCACGTTCACGCTTATGCGAAGGGGAGCCCCGGCCAGCGCCCACTCCGCAGCGTGTGCGATCGCTTTCGCAATCACCCACTTCTCGATAGGCGTAGGAAGAACGCCGACGACATCGATGATCTGCTGTGCATTAAGCAACCCGCGTCGCGGGTGTTGCCAGCGGAGCAGAGCCTCTGCCGCGACGATTTCATCGGTCGCGACATCGTACATCGGTTGAAACGCCAGAAAGAGTTCGCCGAAGATTGAGGGCTCGTTGAGCCGCATCAAAAATTCCTCGCGGGTACGCAATTCGTCGTCGATCTCCAGACTGTACCAGCACACTCCGGACTTCCCTAAGCTCTTGGCCCGGTACATCGCCGCGTCGACGTGTTCGAAGAGTTCCTTCGCCGTCTCGCCGTCGGCCGGAGCCATCACCACGCCGATGCTCGCGCTCAGCCCGAAGCTCATCCCGCTGATGATAATCGGCTGCGCGAAGACTTGGAGCATCCGACTTGCGGCATCCGCAAGTTCCTGGCTGGACGTGATGGTAGGATAGACGGCCGCAAACTCGTCCCCGCCGAAGCGGCCTACGATCTCGCCGTGCCGCACCGCCTGCTTCATGCGCCTCGCGATTTCCATTAAGACCGCGTCGCCAATCATATGCCCGCGCGTGTCGTTGACCTGCTTGAAGTTATCGACATCGATAAAGACCAGGCCGACGTTCGAGTCGTACCGGCGCGCCAGAGCGAGTGCATCGCTAAGCCGCTCCTCCAGCGCCCGACGATTCGGAATCAGCGTCAGCGGATCGTGGTACGCGTAGTCGAGCCCGCCTGCGGCGGTCTCGCCGGTTGCGGCCGGCTTCGACGGCTGGGGCGGCGACGATTCTGCGGCTTTCTCGCGGGCGGGAGTCTCGCCCCTGAGCGCCAGTGCGTTCCGTTGCATTTCGAGCAAACGCATATCGGCATTCGGTTCGATATCGACCGATGTCGCGCGCAACACCGGTTCGCCCTGTGCCTCGGCGCTCGGCTCGACTCCGGTCTCAACACCGGTCGTGTCTTGCGGTGCCGGCTCCGGCGCGGCCTCGGCCCCCTTCGGCTGCTCTATTTCGCCCACCGCGTCGTCTACGAAAAACGTCTGAATCTCGTCGGGTAACGGATCGATCCGGCGCCGTCTACGACCGCGAAAGAAAGAAAAGAAGCCGCCGGCATAGTTTGGTGCGTCTTGTTCCATATTCTCTACACCAGCCCGTTCTTTATGGCATACACGGCCGCTTGCGAACGTGCATTGATATTTAATTTTGAAAATATCCGTCCCATGTGATTTTTCACCGTTTTCTCCGAAACGTTGAGCCGAACGCTAATTTCTTTATTCGAGAGTCCTTCGGCCACCAAACGGACGATGTCCAACTCCCGCTTTGAAAGTTCGCCGATGTCGGGACGGCCGCGTCCGCACGATCGCATCCGAAGCAGCGACCCCGCCGCGCGCGGATCGATATAGGTTGTTCCGGCGACGACCATTTTCACGGCGTTGAGCAGCTCGTTCGGCATGATGTCTTTTACGATGAAGCCTTCCGCCGACGCAACGATGCATCGATTGACCAACTCGGGTTCGATGCGCATCGAAAGCACGCAAATCTTTGCGTCAGGTGCGGCCTCGCGGCATCGCATCACGATGCTCGTTACATCGCCGGCAAGGCCGTCGAGATCGAGGATGACGACGTCGGGTTTTGCCAGCGCGATTTTTTCTACCGTTAGCGCGTTGGAGTCACCCACAACCTGAAAATTCGGGTCGAAGGAAAAGATCTGACAGAGCGCCTTTCCGAACAGCGCCTGCCCCTCGACGACATAAAGTCGAACTATTCCTTGGTTCAAAAGCACTTCGAACGCAATCTCCATCTAAAGCTGGAAAGGACGGCTGCTTTGGAAGCGGCGTTCATCGATGATATTTCGCAACGAACGCATCCCACAGAAGTGAGATTATACGAAACGGGATCAAAGAACATTCCCTATTTGGGGCAGATTGTTACGAGTTTGTACCAAATACTAATTCGCAGCGGTCCGTTAGGCCCAATCGAAAATCGACAAACGGCGACGCGCTATCCTATTTGGGTTAGGTTGCATGGGAATGCGGCAACCATGTTCGTTCTCAACTCGAAGAGATCGCCTGGCACTGGGCATCGCCGAAAGGCCTAATGGTTTCCGACATTAGTAAGTGGCGAAACCGCGCGAGCCAATGATACGCTACCGGAACGGACGGCCGGACTCGATATAGTCCGTTGAGCAGGCAAGATTGCGAGCCGATGACTGAAATTACCGTTTTACACGCCTTGGACTATCCAGCGGAGAAGCCCGGCAGCTTCATCGCGGGCATCGAAGCGCTGGCCTTGAGGCTCCGCGACCGCCACGTGCGCTCGGTCGTCGCACTTCCACTCCGCGCATTTTCGATGCAGTGG of the Candidatus Dormiibacterota bacterium genome contains:
- a CDS encoding GGDEF domain-containing phosphodiesterase, whose protein sequence is MERCIGDLLAERTDDVFVLFVLLDGLDIVANTIGYSASDRLVEQAEGLLRDLVDEHMIVGEWRHGQFVVSGYASLYDLSDLVARVESALRKPMQHHYRNMHVGIRIGVASSAADSQAEDLIRQASLAAHHAVGHGRGVSHFEPSMESGLRSRLALEHALHLGIEGGELRFYVQPIVDAQTEQIISAEVLLRWNTPVHGLLSPASFIEMAENTGLIIPIGAYVLNATCALAKECERLHIDVPIAMNVSAKQLTDKAFFADVQNMIAHHAVRPSQLIFELTESALMSDVRATSKMLSDLRDTGLRIAIDDFGTGYSSLSRLKHIDFDILKIDCSFVQDYSRSAMDRAIVDSATSLGKNAGLEVVAEGVETVEQAAALREAGVTAMQGFYFARPMPPAEFLRSFDTARVSPKGNAAKHWGTL
- a CDS encoding polysaccharide biosynthesis/export family protein is translated as MSVRAKAVLLAGLLVFSAIRSAHAAVATATAAVYHIHAGDTLAVSVAEDPTFATTGKVLDDGTLGLPLIGRVALRGLPIDEAQQRLAYMLSEYVRNPQVTIDVVKVGTDSVLVLGNVKTPGKYALRAGSRFTDAIAAAGGLGPVDGPLPDARLGNPTGSVRYVSLQDVLRRGDMQSDLPVTNGDVIYVPSPIDIRVTVLGAVDRPGELALHYGDPITAAIALAGAGAKAQADLSHVYLTRVLPNDVKHTYEINLYQALQGNNEKFDVPLQQGDIVYVPQEKKAGGVLWGSLLILRRILLGY
- a CDS encoding helix-turn-helix transcriptional regulator — protein: MRQRLADDIPVRLSGRGELPSEIDLSSLSRRRAAPLYILNQNGDVILTSVNVPTPVLPPEIDEIVRELRIRDAKSEHIFLSPTGFHIVHMTPMSGPAGEPCAAVSVTSFRRGRRPSVDLGKFGLTKREQEVVELLVRGTATSEIAASLGIAGSTVIQHIKSAMSKTGTHGRVELVLAVSGGIEVMRSDSGRPRLLTEATR
- a CDS encoding diguanylate cyclase, producing the protein MEQDAPNYAGGFFSFFRGRRRRRIDPLPDEIQTFFVDDAVGEIEQPKGAEAAPEPAPQDTTGVETGVEPSAEAQGEPVLRATSVDIEPNADMRLLEMQRNALALRGETPAREKAAESSPPQPSKPAATGETAAGGLDYAYHDPLTLIPNRRALEERLSDALALARRYDSNVGLVFIDVDNFKQVNDTRGHMIGDAVLMEIARRMKQAVRHGEIVGRFGGDEFAAVYPTITSSQELADAASRMLQVFAQPIIISGMSFGLSASIGVVMAPADGETAKELFEHVDAAMYRAKSLGKSGVCWYSLEIDDELRTREEFLMRLNEPSIFGELFLAFQPMYDVATDEIVAAEALLRWQHPRRGLLNAQQIIDVVGVLPTPIEKWVIAKAIAHAAEWALAGAPLRISVNVSDFGPQASLSLLEALKAGKIDPSWFNVEIAEQHFAREREQVLTFARSCANAKIGVSLDKFSGGVSIAELRQLPIGSLKLSAALTHEIRADEKARSIVAATTHLAQSFGFDVIGTGIERADEYARLRSMGVRIIQGYAKGLPATASDFTAWLLSATGDVPSHCA
- a CDS encoding response regulator transcription factor, which produces MEIAFEVLLNQGIVRLYVVEGQALFGKALCQIFSFDPNFQVVGDSNALTVEKIALAKPDVVILDLDGLAGDVTSIVMRCREAAPDAKICVLSMRIEPELVNRCIVASAEGFIVKDIMPNELLNAVKMVVAGTTYIDPRAAGSLLRMRSCGRGRPDIGELSKRELDIVRLVAEGLSNKEISVRLNVSEKTVKNHMGRIFSKLNINARSQAAVYAIKNGLV